The Methylomusa anaerophila genome has a segment encoding these proteins:
- a CDS encoding cobalt-precorrin 5A hydrolase gives MKLALISVTRKGAALAERLVPFLGPDVDVYAKEGRDNVTGTSRTYDCLSQLVDTIFHKYDGFVFIMAAGIVVRIIAHHIRDKRFDPAVVVVDDGGKHAISLLSGHIGGANDLTLAVSEAIGASPVITTATDVAQLPAADVLAVKLNLLIEPFPRLKVINAAIANGDRVVFFIDKSLADYEHYLHLAAEYGIILQDAGELEEIDHYDAAVIITDQEYDTAKPCLFLRPGSLALGIGCRRGTTDAELFGAISDACRKIGKSWQSVAVLGSSVVKQDEIGLLALGQQLDVPVEFFSNEQLRLCIAEKNYISSSFVEQQIGVGNVCEPAAILAGQSDRLLLPKTKYAKVTVAIAPVKYRWWE, from the coding sequence GTGAAACTGGCGCTAATCTCTGTTACCAGAAAAGGGGCGGCACTTGCTGAGAGGTTGGTTCCTTTTCTCGGTCCTGATGTTGATGTTTATGCCAAAGAGGGCCGAGATAATGTTACAGGTACTTCGCGTACGTATGATTGTTTGAGTCAATTAGTGGATACAATTTTTCACAAATACGACGGTTTCGTGTTTATCATGGCCGCTGGCATCGTTGTCCGAATTATCGCTCACCATATACGGGACAAAAGGTTTGACCCGGCCGTAGTAGTGGTGGATGATGGCGGAAAGCACGCTATAAGCCTGCTTTCCGGGCATATTGGCGGCGCCAATGATCTTACTTTGGCAGTGAGTGAGGCGATCGGTGCTTCGCCTGTCATTACAACCGCCACCGATGTTGCCCAATTGCCAGCCGCAGACGTGCTGGCAGTAAAACTAAATCTTCTGATTGAGCCTTTCCCGCGGTTGAAGGTAATTAATGCCGCTATTGCAAATGGGGACAGAGTAGTTTTTTTTATCGACAAGTCGCTGGCCGATTATGAACACTACCTTCATTTGGCCGCGGAATACGGCATAATATTGCAAGATGCAGGTGAATTGGAAGAGATTGATCACTATGATGCCGCTGTTATCATAACGGATCAGGAGTATGATACGGCAAAGCCTTGCCTCTTTCTCCGTCCGGGAAGCTTGGCGCTTGGCATTGGGTGTCGCCGTGGTACCACCGATGCAGAATTATTTGGGGCAATCAGTGATGCTTGCCGTAAAATCGGCAAAAGCTGGCAAAGTGTAGCTGTACTTGGGAGTTCCGTGGTAAAGCAGGACGAGATCGGTTTGCTGGCCTTAGGGCAGCAACTGGATGTTCCTGTGGAATTTTTTTCCAATGAGCAACTGCGGTTATGCATTGCCGAGAAGAATTATATATCATCAAGCTTTGTAGAGCAACAGATAGGAGTGGGAAATGTATGCGAACCAGCAGCAATTCTGGCGGGACAATCGGACAGGCTGCTACTGCCCAAGACAAAATATGCCAAAGTAACTGTAGCTATCGCTCCGGTCAAATATCGGTGGTGGGAATAG
- a CDS encoding ArnT family glycosyltransferase: MGNESEMPSSYYKTLIFFLALCSYIIFNGNVPITDPVESNYALTAKEMVESNNWLSPQIYGQYWFDKPILIYWLIALSYKVFGVGEFAARFPAAVFSAASVSLVYWFSVKIYQNRQIGLLAALVLATSLEFWVLAHMIITDAVLFFFTSAAMSTFFFGMTEKRTKWYLMAYASMGFAALTKGPVGIVLPALIVLMYIFVRNQWQQLRHMHIFAGIGVLLAVAAPWYFTMYLLHGQQFIDTFLGLHNYIRATVAEHPKDNVLYYYFVLFPVSLMPWTGIFFLMLGKAKRSLRSPVESYLYIWPAVILVFYTAMATKYPTYVFPALFPVAVLIASYLQSLHQRKNRRTWLWLSVPAIVLFGAVVYGTTLLPPEKNWLPLYVAVCVSIISVIWVQTKGNICRLPLTVAVAVITISCVAIGTGLSSLANSKSAKPLAYILPRNAIIGSLGEYATSMVFYSGHIMPRLVVDEQELAQRGTWSGKYTMPTEHLDSFVARNSGDSPIFILVKSKDLSQIKDSASFANFVPVASHGNMTLYRKKDEI, encoded by the coding sequence GTGGGGAACGAGTCAGAGATGCCAAGCAGCTATTACAAGACGTTAATTTTCTTTCTGGCGCTATGTTCTTATATCATTTTTAATGGCAATGTACCGATCACCGATCCGGTGGAGTCGAATTATGCCCTTACTGCCAAGGAAATGGTGGAAAGTAATAACTGGCTGTCACCGCAAATATATGGTCAGTACTGGTTTGATAAGCCCATATTGATTTACTGGCTTATTGCCTTAAGTTATAAAGTATTTGGCGTAGGAGAATTTGCGGCTCGTTTCCCAGCCGCAGTTTTCAGTGCCGCCAGTGTCAGCTTGGTATACTGGTTTTCAGTGAAAATTTACCAGAATCGTCAAATAGGTTTATTGGCGGCGCTGGTTTTAGCCACATCCCTTGAATTTTGGGTATTGGCGCATATGATTATTACTGATGCGGTACTATTTTTCTTTACCAGTGCAGCCATGTCTACATTCTTTTTTGGTATGACAGAAAAAAGAACCAAATGGTACCTGATGGCCTATGCGTCAATGGGATTCGCGGCACTGACAAAAGGTCCGGTTGGTATCGTTTTGCCGGCACTTATAGTCTTAATGTATATCTTTGTCCGGAATCAATGGCAGCAACTTCGACATATGCATATTTTTGCCGGTATAGGCGTGTTGTTGGCTGTGGCGGCCCCGTGGTATTTCACAATGTACCTGCTCCATGGGCAACAATTCATAGATACATTTTTGGGACTCCATAATTATATAAGGGCTACTGTGGCGGAGCACCCGAAAGATAATGTACTTTACTATTATTTTGTATTATTCCCCGTTAGCCTAATGCCATGGACCGGCATATTCTTCCTAATGCTGGGGAAGGCAAAAAGGTCTTTAAGGTCACCGGTGGAAAGCTATTTATACATTTGGCCGGCGGTAATTTTAGTTTTTTATACCGCCATGGCAACAAAATATCCTACCTATGTATTTCCAGCGTTATTTCCCGTTGCAGTACTAATAGCCAGTTATTTGCAATCTTTGCATCAGAGAAAAAACAGGCGGACTTGGCTCTGGCTTTCCGTACCGGCAATAGTACTGTTCGGTGCGGTTGTGTATGGCACAACTCTATTGCCGCCGGAAAAGAATTGGCTGCCGTTGTATGTTGCCGTTTGCGTGAGCATAATCAGCGTTATTTGGGTTCAAACAAAGGGAAATATCTGCCGGTTGCCGCTAACGGTAGCTGTAGCCGTGATTACAATAAGCTGCGTGGCGATCGGAACGGGTCTAAGTTCTTTGGCTAATTCCAAATCAGCCAAACCGTTAGCTTATATTTTACCTAGGAACGCAATCATTGGCTCATTGGGAGAATATGCCACTTCCATGGTTTTTTACAGTGGACATATTATGCCTCGCCTGGTTGTTGATGAACAAGAATTGGCACAACGGGGGACTTGGTCTGGTAAATATACCATGCCCACCGAGCATTTGGACAGCTTTGTCGCCCGGAATAGCGGTGATTCCCCAATTTTTATTTTAGTAAAATCAAAGGATTTGTCACAAATTAAAGACTCGGCATCTTTTGCCAATTTTGTTCCTGTTGCCAGTCATGGCAATATGACTCTTTACCGCAAAAAGGATGAAATATAG
- the cbiT gene encoding precorrin-6Y C5,15-methyltransferase (decarboxylating) subunit CbiT — MRVYNPGIADDDFIRGDIPMTKAEIRILTLSKAKIRYSDIIIDIGAGTGSLSVEAALMAPQGHVTAIERKEEGIKLIKANAVRFGVENLEPVLGEAPEALSGHKEADVILVGGSGGRLPEILAKCDKILKPGGRLVITAVTVETLSGSLLAMRQRIDYSVEAVGAQITRIQSVGSNNMFQALNPIYIVTCTKKP, encoded by the coding sequence ATGAGAGTATACAATCCCGGTATTGCCGATGATGATTTTATTCGGGGCGATATTCCTATGACTAAAGCGGAGATAAGGATACTTACATTATCTAAAGCTAAAATCAGGTACAGTGATATCATCATTGATATTGGGGCAGGTACAGGCTCATTATCGGTGGAGGCGGCTTTAATGGCGCCACAAGGGCATGTTACTGCCATTGAGAGAAAAGAAGAAGGAATCAAACTGATTAAAGCCAATGCCGTCCGCTTTGGAGTTGAAAACCTTGAGCCGGTATTGGGGGAAGCCCCTGAGGCTCTTAGCGGACATAAAGAAGCTGATGTTATCTTAGTTGGCGGCAGTGGCGGACGTTTGCCGGAAATACTGGCAAAATGCGATAAAATCTTGAAGCCTGGCGGCCGGTTGGTAATAACAGCCGTTACTGTAGAAACTTTGAGTGGCTCTTTATTGGCAATGCGGCAGCGTATAGACTATTCCGTGGAGGCCGTTGGCGCCCAAATTACCCGCATACAGTCTGTTGGGTCAAATAATATGTTTCAAGCATTAAACCCTATCTATATAGTTACTTGTACTAAAAAACCATAA
- the cobK gene encoding precorrin-6A reductase, giving the protein MILVLAGTQDGRELAAQIAGCGLPVIVSVVSDYGRSLAELGKMQVNTGQLSAYELAEFIGQRDIKLVIDASHPYAVNASRNAMQASLATGIQYIRFEREKTHLPAYERLIVVPDAKAAAEAAAGCGRVIFLTIGSRSLITFKNTPALREHRLVARVLPQPNVLSECLEMGFSPKDIIAMQGPFSYELNVALFTEYNANVIVTKNSGEIGGTDAKFTAAIALGLTLVVIDRPVIEYTCIFRTVEEILSYCLNGSAWR; this is encoded by the coding sequence ATGATCCTGGTACTGGCCGGTACCCAGGACGGACGTGAATTGGCAGCTCAAATAGCCGGATGCGGTTTGCCGGTAATTGTATCGGTTGTAAGTGACTATGGCCGAAGTCTGGCTGAGTTGGGAAAAATGCAAGTTAATACCGGACAACTTAGCGCCTATGAATTAGCCGAATTTATTGGCCAAAGGGATATAAAACTGGTTATTGACGCCAGCCATCCTTACGCGGTAAATGCATCACGCAATGCCATGCAGGCCTCTTTGGCCACAGGTATTCAATATATACGGTTTGAACGGGAAAAAACGCATTTACCCGCGTATGAACGCCTGATTGTAGTCCCGGATGCTAAAGCAGCGGCAGAGGCTGCGGCCGGTTGCGGCAGGGTCATTTTCCTTACTATCGGCAGTCGCAGTTTAATAACTTTTAAAAATACCCCTGCTCTGCGTGAACACAGGTTGGTCGCAAGGGTACTGCCGCAGCCAAATGTGTTGTCAGAGTGCTTAGAAATGGGGTTTAGTCCCAAAGATATTATTGCTATGCAAGGACCTTTTTCATATGAGCTGAACGTAGCCTTGTTTACAGAATATAACGCTAATGTCATAGTAACCAAAAACAGTGGCGAAATTGGCGGTACTGATGCTAAGTTTACCGCGGCTATTGCATTGGGATTGACGCTAGTTGTGATTGACCGTCCCGTTATCGAGTATACCTGTATATTTCGCACCGTTGAAGAAATTCTTTCATATTGCTTAAACGGCAGCGCCTGGAGGTAG
- the cobU gene encoding bifunctional adenosylcobinamide kinase/adenosylcobinamide-phosphate guanylyltransferase: protein MAGKFILVTGGARSGKSLFAEKLAERIGDGRVAYIATAQIYDDEMKDRVALHRSRRPQNWRTYEAPYNAEQAMTVAVEEAGAVLFDCLTLYTSNLLLAPDAPQDKELRFHYIMDAMNKLFARAKSGPASVIFVTNEVGMGIVPENALAREYRDAAGSVNQMATQYADQVYLVVSGLAVDIKKLAANWGKEDANG, encoded by the coding sequence ATGGCGGGAAAATTTATTTTAGTCACGGGCGGTGCAAGAAGCGGAAAAAGCTTGTTTGCCGAGAAACTGGCAGAACGTATAGGAGATGGTAGGGTCGCTTATATCGCAACTGCCCAGATTTATGATGACGAGATGAAAGACCGTGTTGCTTTGCATCGCAGTCGTCGACCACAAAACTGGCGAACTTATGAGGCGCCTTATAATGCTGAACAAGCTATGACGGTAGCTGTAGAGGAAGCCGGAGCCGTATTATTCGACTGTCTTACTCTTTATACCAGCAACCTGCTTTTGGCGCCGGATGCCCCCCAGGACAAAGAACTGCGTTTTCACTATATCATGGATGCTATGAACAAGCTGTTTGCCAGGGCAAAAAGCGGCCCGGCTTCCGTCATATTTGTGACTAATGAAGTAGGTATGGGCATAGTTCCGGAAAACGCTCTGGCAAGAGAGTACCGCGATGCGGCAGGATCAGTAAATCAAATGGCGACCCAATACGCCGACCAAGTATACCTGGTTGTCAGCGGCCTGGCGGTTGATATCAAGAAACTGGCTGCCAACTGGGGCAAGGAGGATGCCAATGGCTAA
- the cbiD gene encoding cobalt-precorrin-5B (C(1))-methyltransferase CbiD: MRPGITTGTCAAAAAKAAVLAWQGRLDTHVEVKTPQEKLIRVAIEKSLAMPGGGLASVIKDAGDDPDITNGVRIDVQVRISDCPDIIIQAGEGVGVVTKPGLSVPVGLPAVNEGPKKMIITAIRDVLPRDKGAIVTISIPGGEELAKRTLNPVLGIAGGLSIIGTTGIVEPMSEEAFKNSLVPQISVVKALGYQDIVFVPGKIGQDIAVNQYGLPEEAIVQTSNFIGHMLENAAKLGVKRVLLFGHLGKIVKVSAGIFHTHNRMADARLETIAAYLAVEGAPQAVIKEIMECTTTEAAMPIIERYNFNAVYNLLATRASLRAERYVFSDLTVGTAVVTLKGKILGLDQAARDIGGTLGWNMTELTTG; the protein is encoded by the coding sequence ATGCGTCCGGGTATAACAACCGGCACTTGTGCGGCGGCGGCAGCCAAGGCAGCTGTTTTGGCTTGGCAAGGGAGACTTGATACTCACGTTGAGGTCAAAACACCGCAGGAAAAATTGATTCGGGTTGCCATTGAGAAAAGCCTGGCGATGCCCGGGGGAGGCTTAGCCAGTGTAATAAAGGATGCCGGCGACGATCCTGACATTACCAACGGCGTGAGAATTGACGTTCAAGTTAGGATTTCCGACTGCCCGGACATCATAATTCAGGCCGGCGAAGGGGTGGGAGTAGTAACAAAACCAGGGTTATCCGTGCCGGTAGGGCTGCCTGCGGTGAATGAAGGACCTAAAAAAATGATTATAACTGCCATAAGAGACGTACTACCAAGGGATAAAGGCGCCATAGTCACTATATCCATTCCAGGCGGTGAAGAACTGGCGAAAAGAACCTTAAATCCGGTATTGGGAATTGCCGGGGGGTTATCCATTATCGGCACAACCGGTATTGTTGAGCCCATGTCGGAAGAAGCTTTCAAAAACTCGCTGGTGCCCCAAATAAGTGTGGTAAAAGCATTGGGATATCAGGATATAGTCTTTGTACCGGGAAAAATCGGACAAGATATAGCTGTTAATCAATACGGTTTGCCGGAAGAAGCCATTGTTCAAACCAGCAATTTTATCGGCCATATGCTGGAAAATGCTGCCAAGCTGGGTGTGAAAAGGGTGTTGTTGTTCGGGCATTTAGGAAAAATCGTAAAAGTATCTGCCGGTATATTTCATACTCATAATCGCATGGCGGACGCGAGGCTGGAAACCATTGCCGCTTATCTGGCGGTTGAAGGCGCCCCGCAAGCTGTGATAAAAGAGATTATGGAATGTACGACTACAGAGGCTGCTATGCCGATTATAGAGCGATATAATTTTAACGCGGTTTACAATCTACTGGCCACGCGGGCAAGTTTACGGGCCGAGCGGTATGTTTTCAGCGATCTGACGGTAGGGACGGCAGTTGTGACACTTAAAGGCAAAATATTGGGGCTTGATCAAGCAGCTCGGGACATTGGAGGAACACTAGGTTGGAACATGACAGAGCTAACCACAGGGTAA
- the cobJ gene encoding precorrin-3B C(17)-methyltransferase, with the protein MTPRAREAIESAQVIAGYDTYLELIKDLLGKKKVIGTGMMQEIDRCQAAVEEALGGYDVAVISSGDPGVYGMAGLVLELTLKYPESVQPAVRVIPGISAVGAAAAILGAPLMHDFAVISLSDLLTPWEVIEKRIEMAAAGDFVIAIYNPKSTRRTMQIEAVREIALKYRHSSTPVGIVHHVSRTKEQMVLSNLENFTREHIDMFSLVIIGNSQTYIAGGQMITPRGYQV; encoded by the coding sequence ATGACGCCGCGAGCCCGTGAGGCTATTGAATCGGCGCAGGTGATTGCAGGTTATGATACTTACTTGGAACTTATCAAAGATTTACTTGGCAAGAAAAAAGTTATCGGCACCGGCATGATGCAGGAGATTGACCGCTGTCAGGCTGCGGTTGAGGAAGCTTTGGGCGGTTACGATGTAGCCGTAATATCCAGCGGTGATCCGGGAGTGTATGGGATGGCCGGGCTGGTGCTGGAACTGACTTTAAAATATCCTGAAAGTGTTCAGCCGGCAGTCAGGGTGATCCCCGGCATCAGCGCCGTCGGAGCTGCCGCCGCCATTTTAGGGGCGCCGTTAATGCATGATTTCGCTGTCATTAGCCTAAGTGATCTTTTGACACCTTGGGAGGTGATCGAAAAGCGAATTGAGATGGCGGCAGCAGGAGATTTCGTCATTGCCATTTATAATCCCAAGAGTACCCGCCGCACAATGCAAATTGAAGCAGTAAGGGAAATTGCCCTGAAATACCGTCACTCTTCTACTCCGGTAGGGATTGTCCATCATGTCAGCCGGACTAAGGAACAGATGGTACTATCCAATTTGGAGAACTTTACCCGGGAGCATATAGATATGTTTTCACTGGTGATTATCGGTAACAGCCAAACCTATATTGCCGGCGGGCAGATGATTACGCCCCGGGGTTATCAGGTATGA
- the cobM gene encoding precorrin-4 C(11)-methyltransferase codes for MQVYFVGAGPGDPELITVKGQRLLSRADVIIYAGSLVNPALLSLAQSGAAIYNSASMTLDEVIAVMKKAVAEGKTVVRLHTGDPSIYGAIQEQMDALDKSGIQYEVIPGVSSFLATAAALKREYTLPEISQTVIITRMEGRTPVPEKEKLQSLASHEATMCIFLSVHMLDSVMQELIDGGYSPDTPVAIVQKASWPEQKIFRGTLNTIGKIALDGGVDRTAMIVVGKVLDTEYALSRLYAPEFGHLFRPAREDSKQ; via the coding sequence GTGCAAGTTTATTTTGTCGGCGCCGGTCCGGGAGATCCCGAACTGATTACAGTCAAAGGTCAACGGTTGCTGAGCCGGGCAGATGTAATCATTTATGCCGGCTCCCTGGTAAATCCGGCTTTATTATCATTGGCTCAAAGCGGAGCTGCCATTTATAATAGTGCTTCCATGACGCTGGATGAAGTCATTGCTGTAATGAAAAAAGCGGTGGCAGAGGGGAAGACGGTTGTTCGTCTGCACACAGGAGACCCCAGTATCTATGGCGCCATTCAGGAACAGATGGATGCTCTGGATAAAAGCGGCATTCAATATGAAGTAATTCCGGGTGTAAGTTCCTTTTTAGCCACGGCGGCGGCACTGAAACGGGAATATACTTTGCCTGAGATATCCCAAACAGTGATTATTACCCGCATGGAAGGCAGGACTCCCGTGCCGGAGAAGGAAAAACTGCAAAGTCTTGCCAGCCACGAAGCCACTATGTGCATATTTTTAAGCGTGCATATGCTGGACAGTGTGATGCAAGAGCTCATTGACGGCGGTTATTCCCCCGATACACCGGTTGCCATTGTTCAAAAAGCATCTTGGCCGGAACAGAAGATTTTCCGCGGAACACTCAATACAATTGGGAAAATTGCTTTAGATGGCGGCGTAGATCGTACAGCCATGATCGTAGTAGGGAAGGTTCTCGATACGGAATACGCCCTGTCCCGCTTGTACGCTCCCGAGTTCGGCCATCTGTTCAGACCGGCCCGGGAGGATAGCAAGCAGTGA
- the cbiE gene encoding precorrin-6y C5,15-methyltransferase (decarboxylating) subunit CbiE, whose protein sequence is MEHDRANHRVIVVGIGPGAPDYVLPVASRIINNAAVLVGSNRALATFAKKNGQETRQIDKDIGGVLSFIAAKLAATDVVVMVSGDPGFYSLLAALKQEFPEPRIQVVPGISSVQLAFARIGELWQDADLISMHGRLPEDEKLSYRQGKKLGILTDQKHNPSYIANVLLTGGWPPASLVWLCAALSYPEEKVLALSLEDTVDISGFDHCVMVVRG, encoded by the coding sequence TTGGAACATGACAGAGCTAACCACAGGGTAATAGTAGTGGGCATTGGTCCGGGAGCGCCGGACTATGTGCTGCCTGTAGCAAGCAGGATAATCAATAACGCCGCAGTGCTAGTGGGAAGTAATCGGGCCCTCGCTACTTTCGCGAAAAAAAATGGTCAAGAAACCCGGCAAATTGATAAAGACATAGGAGGGGTGCTCTCTTTTATTGCGGCAAAGCTTGCTGCCACGGATGTGGTGGTCATGGTATCCGGCGACCCGGGATTTTATAGTTTGCTGGCGGCACTAAAACAGGAGTTCCCGGAACCCAGAATTCAGGTCGTTCCCGGGATCAGCTCGGTTCAGCTGGCATTCGCCCGCATTGGTGAGTTATGGCAGGATGCAGACTTAATTAGTATGCATGGACGCCTGCCGGAAGATGAAAAACTATCCTACCGCCAGGGGAAAAAGCTTGGAATACTTACAGATCAAAAGCATAATCCAAGTTATATTGCCAACGTACTGCTGACCGGCGGCTGGCCGCCGGCTAGCTTGGTGTGGCTTTGCGCCGCTCTGTCTTATCCGGAGGAAAAAGTATTGGCTCTATCTTTGGAAGATACAGTTGATATTAGTGGGTTTGACCACTGTGTAATGGTGGTGAGAGGATGA
- a CDS encoding cobyrinate a,c-diamide synthase, with the protein MAQITIPRIIIAGTHSGVGKTTIVTGLLAALRRRGFAVQSYKVGPDYIDPGYHRLASGKCAHNLDTWLVPPEMIAGIFAKTAVNNDLAIVEGVMGLYDGGRSGVSSTAAIAKLLRAPVVLVVDAKSMGESVAATVLGYKMYDSEVNLAGVIVNRLGSETHKTLVCEALERIQIPILGCVFRNTNLSAPERHLGLTPVTEHDAQAIVAEMAGQIAGEVNIEQLIELAQAAPVLEIGETVKLAAEPEHVRIGVAQDDVFTFYYPASLDVLENYGAELVPFSPLKDDRLPEVDGLILGGGFPEMFVEQLAANSAMRQAIQTVISDGMPVYAECGGLMYLSRQIADFSGNLHDMVGAIPAVCRMQSQLETVGYVEVTTLQDNVLGKKGDTLRGHEFHFSRMIPDIPEELFPWAFQFCKMRTGAVYRGGYAKRNVLASYLHMHFAGNEQAAHQFTKMCRQYRITENKKTEPQRR; encoded by the coding sequence GTGGCACAAATTACTATTCCTCGCATAATCATAGCGGGCACACATAGCGGTGTGGGTAAAACCACTATTGTTACCGGTTTGCTGGCGGCTTTACGCCGGCGGGGATTTGCTGTCCAGTCATACAAAGTGGGTCCCGACTATATTGATCCCGGATATCATCGCCTGGCTAGCGGCAAGTGCGCCCACAATCTGGATACCTGGCTAGTTCCGCCGGAAATGATTGCCGGTATTTTCGCCAAAACGGCGGTAAATAATGATCTGGCCATTGTGGAAGGGGTCATGGGTTTATATGACGGCGGCCGTTCCGGGGTCAGCAGTACAGCTGCCATTGCTAAACTGCTGAGGGCTCCCGTTGTATTGGTGGTCGATGCCAAGTCTATGGGTGAAAGTGTGGCGGCTACCGTCCTGGGTTATAAAATGTACGATTCTGAAGTAAACCTGGCGGGAGTAATTGTGAACCGGTTGGGATCGGAAACTCATAAAACTCTTGTTTGTGAGGCGCTTGAACGTATTCAAATACCTATTCTGGGCTGTGTTTTCCGCAATACGAATTTATCGGCGCCAGAGCGGCATTTAGGTTTAACCCCTGTCACCGAGCATGATGCTCAAGCCATAGTTGCGGAAATGGCCGGACAAATCGCCGGTGAGGTTAATATTGAACAGCTGATTGAACTGGCTCAAGCGGCGCCGGTTCTGGAAATAGGCGAGACTGTGAAATTAGCTGCTGAGCCTGAACATGTTCGTATTGGCGTGGCTCAGGATGACGTATTTACTTTCTACTATCCAGCCAGTCTGGATGTTCTGGAGAATTACGGGGCGGAATTGGTTCCGTTCAGTCCGCTAAAGGACGACCGGCTGCCGGAAGTGGATGGCTTAATATTAGGAGGAGGGTTCCCCGAGATGTTTGTGGAACAGCTCGCAGCCAATTCCGCAATGCGGCAAGCCATCCAAACTGTTATCAGTGATGGCATGCCTGTTTACGCCGAATGTGGAGGTCTTATGTATTTATCAAGGCAAATTGCCGATTTTAGCGGCAATTTGCATGATATGGTAGGTGCCATACCGGCAGTATGCCGAATGCAGTCCCAATTAGAGACAGTCGGCTATGTAGAGGTAACCACGTTACAGGACAATGTTTTGGGGAAAAAAGGAGATACGCTGCGTGGTCATGAATTCCATTTTTCCAGGATGATCCCGGATATACCGGAGGAATTATTTCCCTGGGCCTTTCAATTTTGCAAAATGAGGACTGGTGCGGTCTATCGTGGCGGCTATGCCAAACGGAATGTTTTGGCATCTTACCTCCATATGCATTTTGCCGGCAATGAACAAGCCGCTCACCAATTCACCAAAATGTGCCGGCAGTATAGAATCACGGAAAATAAAAAAACGGAACCGCAGAGACGCTGA
- a CDS encoding precorrin-8X methylmutase, which produces MEFITEPHAIEARSMEIIAPYLSRLNLDEKAIKVYSRIIHAAGDPDYKDVIRIHPAAIAAGLNSLKSGCDIYCDVEMVRTGINRRRLAEFGGQVHCMIGDEKIAVKARESGITRAMAAMREFGQKLDGAVLAIGNAPTALVEVMKIMQESEVRPALIIGVPVGFVGASESKDLLFSTSPVPYITVLGNKGGSPIAAASVNALLYMLEK; this is translated from the coding sequence ATGGAATTTATCACTGAGCCACATGCAATTGAAGCCCGCAGCATGGAGATTATCGCCCCTTATCTTTCAAGACTGAACTTGGATGAGAAGGCAATAAAGGTTTATTCCCGTATCATCCATGCAGCGGGCGATCCTGATTATAAAGACGTGATACGAATTCACCCGGCAGCCATAGCAGCAGGTTTAAATTCTTTGAAGAGCGGGTGTGATATCTATTGCGATGTTGAAATGGTCCGGACTGGTATTAATCGCCGTCGCCTTGCGGAATTCGGGGGACAAGTGCATTGTATGATCGGCGATGAAAAAATAGCCGTAAAAGCTAGGGAGTCCGGGATTACCCGGGCTATGGCCGCCATGCGGGAATTTGGCCAAAAACTGGACGGGGCGGTGTTGGCCATCGGCAACGCTCCTACGGCACTGGTGGAAGTCATGAAGATCATGCAGGAAAGTGAAGTGCGTCCTGCTTTAATTATCGGTGTTCCCGTAGGTTTTGTGGGAGCCAGCGAATCAAAAGACTTACTCTTTAGTACCTCACCTGTGCCTTATATAACGGTACTGGGAAATAAAGGCGGCAGCCCGATTGCCGCCGCATCGGTCAACGCCCTGTTATATATGCTTGAGAAATAG